From a region of the Cherax quadricarinatus isolate ZL_2023a chromosome 75, ASM3850222v1, whole genome shotgun sequence genome:
- the LOC138854943 gene encoding zinc finger protein 84-like encodes MTKIFLMKYLHLKNMEKHKEHKPYECSECLKCFSQKIHLVSHVRVHTGEKPYQCSECLKCFSQKSNLVKHMRVHTGDKPHECSECLKCFSEKSNLVKHMRVHTGDKPYECSECLKCFSEKSSLVKHMRVHTGDKLYECSECLKCFNVKSSLVKHMRVHTGDKPYQCSECLKCFSEKSNLTTHVRVHTGDKPYECSECLKCFSDKSSLVKHMKVHTGDKPYQCSECLKCFNVKSSLVKHMRVHTGDKPYQCSECLKCFSEKSKLTTHVRVHTGDKPYECSECLKCFSDKSSLVKHMKVHTGDKPYQCSECLKCFSEKSILRTHVRVHAGDKPYQCSECLKCFSRKSHLVTHMRVHTGDKPYQCSECLKSFSVKSSLVTHMRVHT; translated from the coding sequence ATGACTAAAATATTTTTAATGAAATACCTTCAtttaaaaaatatggaaaaacatAAAGAACATAAACCATATgaatgttctgagtgtctgaaatgttttagtcaaaAAATTCATCTTGTGTCACatgtgagagtacatacaggagagaaaccatatcaatgttctgagTGTTTGAAATGTTTTAGTCAAAAAAGTAATCTTGTGAAacacatgagagtacatacaggagataaaccacatgaatgttctgagtgtctgaaatgttttagtgaaaAAAGTAATCTTGTGAAacacatgagagtacatacaggagataaaccatatgaatgttctgagtgtctgaaatgttttagtgaaaaaagcagtcttgtgaaacacatgagagtacatacaggagataaactatatgaatgttctgagtgtctgaaatgttttaatgtaaaaagcagtcttgtgaaacatatgagagtgcatacaggagataaaccatatcaatgttctgagtgtctgaaatgttttagtgaaaAAAGTAATCTTACGACACatgtgagagtacatacaggagataaaccatatgaatgttctgagtgtctgaaatgttttagtgataaaagcagtcttgtgaaacatatgaaagtgcatacaggagataaaccatatcaatgttctgagtgtctgaaatgttttaatgtaaaaagcagtcttgtgaaacatatgagagtgcatacaggagataaaccatatcaatgttctgagtgtctgaaatgttttagtgaaaAAAGTAAACTTACGACACatgtgagagtacatacaggagataaaccatatgaatgttctgagtgtctgaaatgttttagtgataAAAGCAGTCTTGTGAAGCATATGAAAgtgcatacaggagataaaccatatcaatgttctgagtgtctgaaatgttttagtgaaaAAAGTATTCTTAGGACACATGTGAGAGTACAtgcaggagataaaccatatcaatgttctgagtgtctgaaatgttttagtcgaAAAAGCCATCTTGTGACacacatgagagtacatacaggagataaaccataccaATGTTCTGAATGTCTGAAGAGTTTCAGTGTAAAaagcagtcttgtgacacatatgagagtacatacatgA